In Humulus lupulus chromosome 6, drHumLupu1.1, whole genome shotgun sequence, a single genomic region encodes these proteins:
- the LOC133781608 gene encoding disease resistance protein RPM1-like isoform X2 gives MAEIAVGLVIDKLIPLLTEEAYLLRGIHKDVERIKCDLDFLLAFLKDADAKAYTNPNNNISHGVKVWVEKLRKAAFEVEDVIDEYTHLFKQQQSHSYSQRFIAFFRTSACLVIKLTPHHNMASKIKDIRQTIREINQTSASYGFNSTMQEESSSRSQSSRWYDPRKNSCFIKERELVGIESSRDELIKKVVGGSPKRTVISLVGMGGLGKTTLAYQVYVRTQRSFDCHAWIEVSQSYEKVELLQKLAKKLYDSREESIPNGFDAMDEFTLTTKLRDYLQEKNYLVIFDDVWEQTFWGNIQNIFPDDGQKNRRVVFTTRNVEVARFCNESSYAHIHQLQPLLPEKSWELFCRKTFRNELNDGCCPPHLEKLSHEIVERCEGLPLAIVLIAGLLSTTNNTIEEWRKMLTTISSELQSNQHLESITKILLLSYNDLPYYLKPCFLYLGYFPEDYPMRCGRLIRQWIAEGFVKSSKGKALEDIAEDYLKDLVNRNLVQVLEVDFDGKARTCRIHDLLREIVINKMEDLSFCQVLSAKGCSFKGSSRRISIVNGSYEVIKSNTSTDFEVRSIFIFDKGEVLNHRVREIIINFKLLKVLDFENAPNLNHLPKDVGILFHLKYLSVRHTRVSSLPKSIEKLENLETLDLKHTLVLEIPIEIKRFRNLRHLLAYRIDGNERFDYLKGIKVDMGIGQLKALQKLSFINVNVDGFDLFEELCKLTELRKLGINKLRSEDGKRLCDCIQNMNLLESLDISSISEDETIDLESMSCPPQFLRHLHLLGPLKNFDKWIVKLQNLSRIGIYRSKLQIDPLNVLGDLPNLLELRICNDGYDGDKLQFEKESFPKLKLLLLESLVNLRLIVIEEGALCNLEDLHIGGCPQLKQLPSGFQCLRNLKKLQWFELPKILLMSQTFQTFHRAGVDIRLYYPVDGKFWMCRMEQIVAVIEFVRDQISEDEWESKLDELFIWLISQTL, from the exons ATGGCAGAGATTGCTGTGGGCTTAGTCATAGACAAGCTGATTCCATTGTTGACTGAAGAAGCATACCTATTGAGAGGTATTCACAAAGATGTTGAGAGAATCAAGTGTGATCTAGACTTTCTTCTCGCTTTCCTCAAGGATGCAGACGCAAAAGCCTATACAAATCCAAACAACAACATTAGCCACGGTGTTAAAGTATGGGTGGAGAAGCTTCGAAAAGCAGCATTTGAAGTGGAAGACGTTATTGATGAATACACACATCTGTTCAAGCAACAACAAAGTCATTCTTATAGCCAAAGATTTATTGCCTTTTTTCGTACAAGTGCATGCTTGGTTATCAAACTCACACCACACCATAACATGGCCTCTAAAATAAAAGATATTAGACAAACAATTCGAGAAATAAATCAAACAAGTGCATCCTATGGCTTCAATTCGACAATGCAAGAAGAGTCATCATCTCGTTCTCAATCGAGTAGATGGTATGATCCACGAAAAAATTCATGCTTCATTAAGGAAAGGGAGCTTGTGGGCATCGAATCTTCTAGAGATGAATTGATTAAAAAAGTTGTAGGTGGATCTCCAAAGCGCACTGTGATCTCTTTAGTAGGGATGGGAGGACTTGGCAAGACTACTCTTGCCTATCAAGTGTATGTTCGTACACAAAGAAGTTTTGATTGTCATGCTTGGATAGAAGTTTCTCAATCATACGAAAAGGTGGAGTTACTACAAAAGTTAGCGAAGAAATTATATGACTCAAGAGAGGAGTCTATTCCTAATGGATTTGATGCAATGGATGAATTCACATTAACAACAAAGTTAAGGGATTACTTACAAGAAAAAAACTATCTTGTGATTTTCGATGATGTTTGGGAGCAAACGTTTTGGGGTAATATACAAAATATTTTCCCTGATGATGGCCAAAAAAATAGAAGAGTAGTTTTCACCACAAGAAATGTTGAAGTTGCAAGGTTTTGTAATGAATCATCATATGCCCATATCCATCAACTACAACCTCTCCTTCCAGAGAAGTCATGGGAACTTTTTTGCAGGAAAACTTTTCGCAATGAACTTAATGATGGTTGTTGTCCCCCCCATTTAGAAAAATTATCGCATGAAATTGTTGAAAGATGTGAAGGATTACCACTTGCTATTGTCCTCATTGCTGGCCTTCTATCAACGACAAACAACACTATTGAGGAATGGAGAAAAATGCTTACTACTATTAGTTCAGAGCTGCAGAGCAATCAACATCTGGAAAGCATAACAAAAATTCTTCTTCTCAGTTACAATGATCTACCATACTATCTTAAGCCGTGCTTCTTATATTTGGGATATTTTCCCGAAGATTACCCAATGAGATGTGGAAGATTAATTCGACAATGGATTGCTGAAGGCTTTGTGAAGTCAAGTAAGGGTAAAGCATTAGAGGACATTGCAGAAGACTACTTGAAAGATTTAGTAAATAGAAATCTCGTTCAAGTGTTAGAGGTAGATTTTGATGGTAAAGCTAGAACATGTCGAATCCATGATCTTCTACGTGAGATTGTGATCAATAAGATGGAAGATTTAAGTTTCTGTCAAGTTTTGTCAGCGAAAGGTTGCAGCTTCAAAGGATCATCTCGGCGCATTTCCATTGTCAACGGGTCTTATGAAGTTATTAAGAGTAATACTAGTACAGATTTTGAGGTGCGGTCTATTTTTATCTTTGATAAAGGCGAAGTGCTTAATCATCGTGTAAGGGAAATTATCATTAATTTCAAGCTCTTAAAAGTTCTTGATTTTGAAAATGCTCCAAATCTAAATCACCTTCCCAAAGATGTTGGAATCCTATTTCACTTAAAATATTTAAGTGTTCGGCACACAAGAGTTTCGTCTTTGCCTAAGTCAATTGAGAAATTAGAAAATTTAGAGACCCTTGATTTAAAACATACTCTGGTTTTGGAGATACCCATTGAGATCAAGAGGTTTCGAAATTTGCGACACCTTTTAGCCTACCGTATAGATGGGAATGAAAGATTTGATTATCTAAAAGGAATAAAAGTAGACATGGGGATTGGTCAATTGAAAGCCTTGCAGAAGTTAAGCTTTATTAATGTCAATGTTGATGGATTTGACTTATTTGAAGAGCTGTGCAAGTTGACCGAGTTGAGAAAATTGGGCATCAATAAGTTGAGAAGTGAAGATGGAAAGAGATTATGTGACTGTATTCAAAACATGAATCTCCTTGAATCCCTTGATATATCTTCAATAAGCGAAGATGAGACGATTGATTTGGAATCCATGTCTTGTCCCCCTCAATTTCTTCGACATCTCCACCTCTTAGGGCCTTTGAAGAACTTTGATAAATGGATCGTGAAGCTTCAAAATCTAAGTAGGATAGGAATTTATAGGTCAAAGCTACAAATTGATCCGTTGAATGTCCTTGGTGATCTGCCCAATCTTTTAGAACTCCGAATATGTAACGATGGGTATGATGGCGATAAATTACAATTTGAGAAAGAAAGTTTTCCAAAACTTAAGCTGCTCTTGCTGGAGTCCTTGGTCAACTTACGTTTGATAGTAATCGAGGAAGGAGCACTGTGTAATCTTGAAGACCTCCACATTGGGGGTTGCCCACAGCTAAAGCAGCTTCCCTCTGGATTCCAATGTTTAAGAAACCTTAAAAAACTTCAATGGTTTGAACTGCCAAAAATCCTCTTGATGTCGCAAACTTTTCAGACCTTTCATAGAGCTGGAGTAGACATTCGACTGTATTACCCAGTTGATGGAAAATTCTGGATGTGTAGAATGGAACAGATTGTGGCAGTCATAGAATTTGTTCGAG ATCAAATCAGCGAAGATGAATGGGAGTCAAAATTGGATGAATTGTTCA TATGGTTAATTTCCCAAACTTTGTGA
- the LOC133781608 gene encoding disease resistance protein RPM1-like isoform X1 — MAEIAVGLVIDKLIPLLTEEAYLLRGIHKDVERIKCDLDFLLAFLKDADAKAYTNPNNNISHGVKVWVEKLRKAAFEVEDVIDEYTHLFKQQQSHSYSQRFIAFFRTSACLVIKLTPHHNMASKIKDIRQTIREINQTSASYGFNSTMQEESSSRSQSSRWYDPRKNSCFIKERELVGIESSRDELIKKVVGGSPKRTVISLVGMGGLGKTTLAYQVYVRTQRSFDCHAWIEVSQSYEKVELLQKLAKKLYDSREESIPNGFDAMDEFTLTTKLRDYLQEKNYLVIFDDVWEQTFWGNIQNIFPDDGQKNRRVVFTTRNVEVARFCNESSYAHIHQLQPLLPEKSWELFCRKTFRNELNDGCCPPHLEKLSHEIVERCEGLPLAIVLIAGLLSTTNNTIEEWRKMLTTISSELQSNQHLESITKILLLSYNDLPYYLKPCFLYLGYFPEDYPMRCGRLIRQWIAEGFVKSSKGKALEDIAEDYLKDLVNRNLVQVLEVDFDGKARTCRIHDLLREIVINKMEDLSFCQVLSAKGCSFKGSSRRISIVNGSYEVIKSNTSTDFEVRSIFIFDKGEVLNHRVREIIINFKLLKVLDFENAPNLNHLPKDVGILFHLKYLSVRHTRVSSLPKSIEKLENLETLDLKHTLVLEIPIEIKRFRNLRHLLAYRIDGNERFDYLKGIKVDMGIGQLKALQKLSFINVNVDGFDLFEELCKLTELRKLGINKLRSEDGKRLCDCIQNMNLLESLDISSISEDETIDLESMSCPPQFLRHLHLLGPLKNFDKWIVKLQNLSRIGIYRSKLQIDPLNVLGDLPNLLELRICNDGYDGDKLQFEKESFPKLKLLLLESLVNLRLIVIEEGALCNLEDLHIGGCPQLKQLPSGFQCLRNLKKLQWFELPKILLMSQTFQTFHRAGVDIRLYYPVDGKFWMCRMEQIVAVIEFVRDQISEDEWESKLDELFKILLHLQRLIAKNVRQV; from the exons ATGGCAGAGATTGCTGTGGGCTTAGTCATAGACAAGCTGATTCCATTGTTGACTGAAGAAGCATACCTATTGAGAGGTATTCACAAAGATGTTGAGAGAATCAAGTGTGATCTAGACTTTCTTCTCGCTTTCCTCAAGGATGCAGACGCAAAAGCCTATACAAATCCAAACAACAACATTAGCCACGGTGTTAAAGTATGGGTGGAGAAGCTTCGAAAAGCAGCATTTGAAGTGGAAGACGTTATTGATGAATACACACATCTGTTCAAGCAACAACAAAGTCATTCTTATAGCCAAAGATTTATTGCCTTTTTTCGTACAAGTGCATGCTTGGTTATCAAACTCACACCACACCATAACATGGCCTCTAAAATAAAAGATATTAGACAAACAATTCGAGAAATAAATCAAACAAGTGCATCCTATGGCTTCAATTCGACAATGCAAGAAGAGTCATCATCTCGTTCTCAATCGAGTAGATGGTATGATCCACGAAAAAATTCATGCTTCATTAAGGAAAGGGAGCTTGTGGGCATCGAATCTTCTAGAGATGAATTGATTAAAAAAGTTGTAGGTGGATCTCCAAAGCGCACTGTGATCTCTTTAGTAGGGATGGGAGGACTTGGCAAGACTACTCTTGCCTATCAAGTGTATGTTCGTACACAAAGAAGTTTTGATTGTCATGCTTGGATAGAAGTTTCTCAATCATACGAAAAGGTGGAGTTACTACAAAAGTTAGCGAAGAAATTATATGACTCAAGAGAGGAGTCTATTCCTAATGGATTTGATGCAATGGATGAATTCACATTAACAACAAAGTTAAGGGATTACTTACAAGAAAAAAACTATCTTGTGATTTTCGATGATGTTTGGGAGCAAACGTTTTGGGGTAATATACAAAATATTTTCCCTGATGATGGCCAAAAAAATAGAAGAGTAGTTTTCACCACAAGAAATGTTGAAGTTGCAAGGTTTTGTAATGAATCATCATATGCCCATATCCATCAACTACAACCTCTCCTTCCAGAGAAGTCATGGGAACTTTTTTGCAGGAAAACTTTTCGCAATGAACTTAATGATGGTTGTTGTCCCCCCCATTTAGAAAAATTATCGCATGAAATTGTTGAAAGATGTGAAGGATTACCACTTGCTATTGTCCTCATTGCTGGCCTTCTATCAACGACAAACAACACTATTGAGGAATGGAGAAAAATGCTTACTACTATTAGTTCAGAGCTGCAGAGCAATCAACATCTGGAAAGCATAACAAAAATTCTTCTTCTCAGTTACAATGATCTACCATACTATCTTAAGCCGTGCTTCTTATATTTGGGATATTTTCCCGAAGATTACCCAATGAGATGTGGAAGATTAATTCGACAATGGATTGCTGAAGGCTTTGTGAAGTCAAGTAAGGGTAAAGCATTAGAGGACATTGCAGAAGACTACTTGAAAGATTTAGTAAATAGAAATCTCGTTCAAGTGTTAGAGGTAGATTTTGATGGTAAAGCTAGAACATGTCGAATCCATGATCTTCTACGTGAGATTGTGATCAATAAGATGGAAGATTTAAGTTTCTGTCAAGTTTTGTCAGCGAAAGGTTGCAGCTTCAAAGGATCATCTCGGCGCATTTCCATTGTCAACGGGTCTTATGAAGTTATTAAGAGTAATACTAGTACAGATTTTGAGGTGCGGTCTATTTTTATCTTTGATAAAGGCGAAGTGCTTAATCATCGTGTAAGGGAAATTATCATTAATTTCAAGCTCTTAAAAGTTCTTGATTTTGAAAATGCTCCAAATCTAAATCACCTTCCCAAAGATGTTGGAATCCTATTTCACTTAAAATATTTAAGTGTTCGGCACACAAGAGTTTCGTCTTTGCCTAAGTCAATTGAGAAATTAGAAAATTTAGAGACCCTTGATTTAAAACATACTCTGGTTTTGGAGATACCCATTGAGATCAAGAGGTTTCGAAATTTGCGACACCTTTTAGCCTACCGTATAGATGGGAATGAAAGATTTGATTATCTAAAAGGAATAAAAGTAGACATGGGGATTGGTCAATTGAAAGCCTTGCAGAAGTTAAGCTTTATTAATGTCAATGTTGATGGATTTGACTTATTTGAAGAGCTGTGCAAGTTGACCGAGTTGAGAAAATTGGGCATCAATAAGTTGAGAAGTGAAGATGGAAAGAGATTATGTGACTGTATTCAAAACATGAATCTCCTTGAATCCCTTGATATATCTTCAATAAGCGAAGATGAGACGATTGATTTGGAATCCATGTCTTGTCCCCCTCAATTTCTTCGACATCTCCACCTCTTAGGGCCTTTGAAGAACTTTGATAAATGGATCGTGAAGCTTCAAAATCTAAGTAGGATAGGAATTTATAGGTCAAAGCTACAAATTGATCCGTTGAATGTCCTTGGTGATCTGCCCAATCTTTTAGAACTCCGAATATGTAACGATGGGTATGATGGCGATAAATTACAATTTGAGAAAGAAAGTTTTCCAAAACTTAAGCTGCTCTTGCTGGAGTCCTTGGTCAACTTACGTTTGATAGTAATCGAGGAAGGAGCACTGTGTAATCTTGAAGACCTCCACATTGGGGGTTGCCCACAGCTAAAGCAGCTTCCCTCTGGATTCCAATGTTTAAGAAACCTTAAAAAACTTCAATGGTTTGAACTGCCAAAAATCCTCTTGATGTCGCAAACTTTTCAGACCTTTCATAGAGCTGGAGTAGACATTCGACTGTATTACCCAGTTGATGGAAAATTCTGGATGTGTAGAATGGAACAGATTGTGGCAGTCATAGAATTTGTTCGAG ATCAAATCAGCGAAGATGAATGGGAGTCAAAATTGGATGAATTGTTCA AGATCTTATTGCATCTCCAACGCCTCATAGCTAAGAATGTGAGACAGGTCTGA